The following coding sequences are from one Nicotiana tomentosiformis chromosome 3, ASM39032v3, whole genome shotgun sequence window:
- the LOC104107159 gene encoding inactive protein RESTRICTED TEV MOVEMENT 2-like isoform X2 has translation MSHLGDYRGGANWTSSTNSIYEDLEPSSGWIEDTDNHYLLIDLPGFKREEVKLQVDIFGNITVSGERKESEYKYIRFKISTKAPEKSKSEDTSARLEDGILYVIIPKELSENKEDDQVATDSNSHVENQQKKPEEEESSISDDKKQSENGKEEKSEASEEEEFHDAKMAKNWHENNLLVAAAKETMRKNKTIIITALIAFSIGVLVSHKYQSSKID, from the exons ATGTCACATCTTGGGGATTACAGAGGAGGGGCTAATTGGACAAGTTCAACCAATTCAATATATGAAGATCTTGAACCTTCCTCTGGTTGGATAGAGGATACCGACAACCATTATCTACTTATTGATCTCCCTG GATTCAAAAGAGAGGAGGTGAAGCTTCAAGTTGATATATTTGGCAATATAACGGTAAGTGGAGAAAGGAAGGAAAGTGAATATAAATATATTCGCTTTAAGATATCAACTAAAGCACCTGAAAAGTCAAAATCTGAAGATACAAGCGCAAGGCTTGAAGATGGGATTCTATATGTCATAATCCCAAAGGAATTATCAGAAAACAAAGAAGACGACCAAGTAGCAACTGATAGCAATTCTCATGTAGAGAATCAACAGAAGAAACCAGAGGAAGAAGAAAGTTCAATTAGTGATGATAAAAAACAAAGTGAAAATGGCAAAGAGGAAAAGAGCGAAGCAAGCGAAGAAGAAGAATTTCATGATGCAAAAATGGCAAAGAATTGGCACGAAAATAATCTATTGGTAGCAGCAGCAAAAGAAACGATGAGAAAGAACAAAACGATTATTATAACAGCTTTGATAGCATTCTCTATAGGTGTTTTAGTTTCTCATAAATATCAGTCAAGTAAAATTGATTGA
- the LOC104107159 gene encoding inactive protein RESTRICTED TEV MOVEMENT 2-like isoform X1, with the protein MSHLGDYRGGANWTSSTNSIYEDLEPSSGWIEDTDNHYLLIDLPEGFKREEVKLQVDIFGNITVSGERKESEYKYIRFKISTKAPEKSKSEDTSARLEDGILYVIIPKELSENKEDDQVATDSNSHVENQQKKPEEEESSISDDKKQSENGKEEKSEASEEEEFHDAKMAKNWHENNLLVAAAKETMRKNKTIIITALIAFSIGVLVSHKYQSSKID; encoded by the exons ATGTCACATCTTGGGGATTACAGAGGAGGGGCTAATTGGACAAGTTCAACCAATTCAATATATGAAGATCTTGAACCTTCCTCTGGTTGGATAGAGGATACCGACAACCATTATCTACTTATTGATCTCCCTG AAGGATTCAAAAGAGAGGAGGTGAAGCTTCAAGTTGATATATTTGGCAATATAACGGTAAGTGGAGAAAGGAAGGAAAGTGAATATAAATATATTCGCTTTAAGATATCAACTAAAGCACCTGAAAAGTCAAAATCTGAAGATACAAGCGCAAGGCTTGAAGATGGGATTCTATATGTCATAATCCCAAAGGAATTATCAGAAAACAAAGAAGACGACCAAGTAGCAACTGATAGCAATTCTCATGTAGAGAATCAACAGAAGAAACCAGAGGAAGAAGAAAGTTCAATTAGTGATGATAAAAAACAAAGTGAAAATGGCAAAGAGGAAAAGAGCGAAGCAAGCGAAGAAGAAGAATTTCATGATGCAAAAATGGCAAAGAATTGGCACGAAAATAATCTATTGGTAGCAGCAGCAAAAGAAACGATGAGAAAGAACAAAACGATTATTATAACAGCTTTGATAGCATTCTCTATAGGTGTTTTAGTTTCTCATAAATATCAGTCAAGTAAAATTGATTGA